NNNNNNNNNNNNNNNNNNNNNNNNNNNNNNNNNNNNNNNNNNNNNNNNNNNNNNNNNNNNNNNNNNNNNNNNNNNNNNNNNNNNNNNNNNNNNNNNNNNNNNNNNNNNNNNNNNNNNNNNNNNNNNNNNNNNNNNNNNNNNNNNNNNNNNNNNNNNNNNNNNNNNNNNNNNNNNNNNNNNNNNNNNNNNNNNNNNNNNNNNNNNNNNNNNNNNNNNNNNNNNNNNNNNNNNNNNNNNNNNNNNNNNNNNNNNNNNNNNNNNNNNNNNNNNNNNNNNNNNNNNNNNNNNNNNNNNNNNNNNNNNNNNNNNNNNNNNNNNNNNNNNNNNNNNNNNNNNNNNNNNNNNNNNNNNNNNNNNNNNNNNNNNNNNNNNNNNNNNNNNNNNNNNNNNNNNNNNNNNNNNNNNNNNNNNNNNNNNNNNNNNNNNNNNNNNNNNNNNNNNNNNNNNNNNNNNNNNNNNNNNNNNNNNNNNNNNNNNNNNNNNNNNNNNNNNNNNNNNNNNNNNNNNNNNNNNNNNNNNNNNNNNNNNNNNNNNNNNNNNNNNNNNNNNNNNNNNNNNNNNNNNNNNNNNNNNNNNNNNNNNNNNNNNNNNNNNNNNNNNNNNNNNNNNNNNNNNNNNNNNNNNNNNNNNNNNNNNNNNNNNNNNNNNNNNNNNNNNNNNNNNNNNNNNNNNNNNNNNNNNNNNNNNNNNNNNNNNNNNNNNNNNNNNNNNNNNNNNNNNNNNNNNNNNNNNNNNNNNNNNNNNNNNNNNNNNNNNNNNNNNNNNNNNNNNNNNNNNNNNNNNNNNNNNNNNNNNNNNNNNNNNNNNNNNNNNNNNNNNNNNNNNNNNNNNNNNNNNNNNNNNNNNNNNNNNNNNNGATCTGGATTGgtaatgggatgggatggtaatgggatattatgggatggatggatgggatgggatggatgggatgggatgggatgggaaaaCGATCATGGGCCATAGACATGGGGTCCTCACCCTATATGAAGGGGGATCATGGGCCATAGACATGGGGTCCTCACCCTATATGAAGGGGGATCATGGGCCATAGACATGGGATCCTCACCCTATAGGGTGTGGGCAGGAAGGAGGGACATCCCATGGGGATAGAAGGGTGACAGCATTGCTTTTATCTTCCAGGGGATGGTGGGGAGCTGAGCAGGAAGCCCGGTGTCGTGGTGGTGAGTTGTGctgggctttgctttgcttgctccATGCTTTGCTTGCAGCTCATGGGAAGGCTgtggtggggggagaggggaggggggtgggggtttCCTGAAGCCCCCACTGTGAGGATGGGGGGCTCCAGCTTGgctgttctgcatttctctccCAGCAGAACAGACTGTTGCAGCAGTTGGGGATTCAGGACAACAGTTGCAATGAGCAGATCtaccagaagcagcagcagcagcagcagctgctcgcCCCAATTGAGGGCTCAGAGGTTCCCCGTGGTGTGGAGCTGGAGGTATGGCActgtgcccctctgctcctctttgcatggctgagctctgctgctttcctctgccttgAGCTGATTTAATTCCAAGGCTTACAGGGCTGAACCAAGGTGTCTTCATAGAGATGGGGCACGGAGGTGGAGATGGGCACAGAGATGGAGATGGGCACAGAGGTGGAGATGGGCACAGAGGTGGAAGATGGATATAGAGATGGGCACGGAGATGTTCTGTGCCCATCATCTCCTTTGTTCTACACTCAGTACTGAGCAAACCTCTCCCTGCCCAGCACCCATGAGCTCTTGTGATCCCATTGTTAGGAACCCCCCCCATCCTAGTGTTAGAGCCCCCATCCCAGTGTTAGGAACCCCCCATCCCAGTGTTAGGAGCCACCCCATCTTCAAGTGTTAGGAGCCCCATCCGTGTTAGAGAACCCCCACTCCGTGTTAGGAGGCCCCCCATCCAGTGTTCGGAGCCCCCCATCCCACGTGTTAGGAACCCCCCATCCCCTGCTAGGAGCCCCTATCCAGTGCTTATGGAGCCCCCCATCCCAGTGTTAGGAGCCCCCCATTCCAGTGTTAGGAGCCCCCCATTGAGGGGTGTCCCGGGGCTATGTGGCAATCTCCTGCCCCAGCAGTACCCAGAGATGTTCCCTAACCCTATTCCTAGCAGGGTGGGGGGATAGTGCTCATGCCAGAGCTCTCTGGGTGCTGTAACATGTTCCTTTTTCAGCACATGGCACCAAGAATCTCAGTTCCCTGCGTAGAAACCCAGAAGAAGCTGGTTCCAGTGCCAGGAGAGGACCCCATAACCCGTAAGTGTTGGGATGCTCTGGTGGGCAGGGATGGGCTGAACCCAAGGGCTCTGAGGAAGCTCTTCCAGCCCAGATATCTGCTTTCCTTTAGCTTCTCCCTTCTCGTTCCAGTTTTGCGTCGCTCTTTCGACACCTTTGTTAACGTGGTGCCCTTCCCAGAATGGAAGAGATTCGGCCGAGCCCTCGATCTGCTGGAAAACGACCTTTATTTGGCAGAGCAGCACGACAGAGGCTCACGGGAGCCCTTCTATCAGATGCTCAACACGTGGCTCAACAAACAAGGTGACAAAGCCTCTGTGAATACACTGCTGGAGACCCTACCTCGCATTGGCCTTAATGGTGTGGCGGTCAGAATCGCCTCCGAACTCATTAAGGAGGGTTATTTCCAGTATGAAGTGAGCTGAGAACAGCCAGCCCTATGTCTCCCCATCTGGAATTGAAGgtgatttagtgtagggtttttagagttagggttctggaTAGGCTAcggttggacctgatgatcttcaaggtcttttccaacctgggtaattctatgattctatgtg
Above is a window of Coturnix japonica isolate 7356 chromosome 22, Coturnix japonica 2.1, whole genome shotgun sequence DNA encoding:
- the LOC107323583 gene encoding tumor necrosis factor receptor superfamily member 10B-like encodes the protein MITALRFCSVLMLLFSKVHLGSAVPVKRTLLESKKCPMGTYLANVSIGCLPCKKDEFTEYPNDFPKCLSCRTCREGMSWCVGCYQSCIREDIHPKEQLGLGVLGLEGAGCILTHCFYLPGDGGELSRKPGVVVNRLLQQLGIQDNSCNEQIYQKQQQQQQLLAPIEGSEVPRGVELEHMAPRISVPCVETQKKLVPVPGEDPITLLRRSFDTFVNVVPFPEWKRFGRALDLLENDLYLAEQHDRGSREPFYQMLNTWLNKQGDKASVNTLLETLPRIGLNGVAVRIASELIKEGYFQYEVS